One Corvus moneduloides isolate bCorMon1 chromosome Z, bCorMon1.pri, whole genome shotgun sequence genomic window carries:
- the LOC116437897 gene encoding uncharacterized protein LOC116437897 isoform X1, giving the protein MELFRLSLGCICLLPWLEVAEGQGFLIRNTRLEKCIRASHETNSIGLASCKEHSQQQQWGWDPDSGTIVSLHTQWCLSAHRMREYALVKLEPCGDWERQAWSCSKKGHLTLQSLGFHLGTKEGGHKVFVSREKDKFSRWKTLADETICTAAQTAAQRPSKPTQQALDTRVRIYETKTIDSSKIDAVGREPSVSLTDPPLATKFNSTASPGKTKQAQLPANEDPSHNHSKKHGNRGKNTGARLAGTNWKTAMLVLSPLAFILGLIILTLNVHYNKKKKILSALKSSPANSSRVDLREQTPLRRGPQPYLPPSRSPSLRHGEILIEWKDGTVTPLFDNINYQVD; this is encoded by the exons ATGGAGCTTTTCAGGCTGAGCCTGGGCTGCATTTGCCTCCTTCCTTGGCTTGAGG TAGCAGAGGGACAAGGCTTCCTCATAAGAAACACCCGGCTGGAAAAGTGCATCCGTGCCTCCCACGAGACCAACAGCATCGGCCTGGCCAGCTGCAAGGAgcactcccagcagcagcaatgggGCTGGGACCCCGACTCCGGCACCATTGTCAGCCTGCACACACAGTGGTGCCTGTCGGCCCACAGGATGCGTGAGTACGCTCTGGTCAAGCTGGAGCCCTGTGGAGACTGGGAACGCCAGGCATGGTCCTGCAGCAAGAAGGGACACTTGACTCTGCAGAGCTTGGGCTTCCACCTTGGCACCAAGGAGGGAGGCCACAAGGTCTTTGTCTCCAGGGAGAAGGACAAGTTCAGCAGGTGGAAGACGTTAGCAGATGAAACCATCTGTACTGCTGCCCAGACAGCAGCTCAGAGGCCCAGCAAACCAACACAACAAGCTCTAGACACACGTGTGCGGATCTATGAAA CTAAAACCATTGATTCATCAAAGATCGATGCCGTGGGCAGAGAGCCTTCTGTGAGCTTGACTGACCCACCTCTGGCTACCAAATTCAACAGCACAGCGTCTCCAgggaaaaccaaacaagcaCAGCTCCCGGCAAATGAGG ATCCATCCCACAACCACTCCAAGAAGCATGGAAATCGGGGGAAAAACACTGGAGCCAGGCTTGCAG GCACCAACTGGAAGACGGCCATGCTTGTCCTCAGCCCCCTGGCATTCATACTGGGATTAATAATACTGACACTCAATGTTCACTACAACAA gaagaagaaaatcctctctgctctgaagagctctccagccaacagcagcagagttGATTTACGGGAGCAGACCCCCTTACGAAGAGGCCCCCAGCCATACCTTCCACCATCCCGCTCCCCTTCGCTGAGGCATGGAGAGATCCTCATTGAGTGGAAAGACGGGACTGTCACTCCTCTTTTTGATAACATCAACTACCAAGTGGACTAG
- the LOC116437897 gene encoding uncharacterized protein LOC116437897 isoform X2, giving the protein MELFRLSLGCICLLPWLEAEGQGFLIRNTRLEKCIRASHETNSIGLASCKEHSQQQQWGWDPDSGTIVSLHTQWCLSAHRMREYALVKLEPCGDWERQAWSCSKKGHLTLQSLGFHLGTKEGGHKVFVSREKDKFSRWKTLADETICTAAQTAAQRPSKPTQQALDTRVRIYETKTIDSSKIDAVGREPSVSLTDPPLATKFNSTASPGKTKQAQLPANEDPSHNHSKKHGNRGKNTGARLAGTNWKTAMLVLSPLAFILGLIILTLNVHYNKKKKILSALKSSPANSSRVDLREQTPLRRGPQPYLPPSRSPSLRHGEILIEWKDGTVTPLFDNINYQVD; this is encoded by the exons ATGGAGCTTTTCAGGCTGAGCCTGGGCTGCATTTGCCTCCTTCCTTGGCTTGAGG CAGAGGGACAAGGCTTCCTCATAAGAAACACCCGGCTGGAAAAGTGCATCCGTGCCTCCCACGAGACCAACAGCATCGGCCTGGCCAGCTGCAAGGAgcactcccagcagcagcaatgggGCTGGGACCCCGACTCCGGCACCATTGTCAGCCTGCACACACAGTGGTGCCTGTCGGCCCACAGGATGCGTGAGTACGCTCTGGTCAAGCTGGAGCCCTGTGGAGACTGGGAACGCCAGGCATGGTCCTGCAGCAAGAAGGGACACTTGACTCTGCAGAGCTTGGGCTTCCACCTTGGCACCAAGGAGGGAGGCCACAAGGTCTTTGTCTCCAGGGAGAAGGACAAGTTCAGCAGGTGGAAGACGTTAGCAGATGAAACCATCTGTACTGCTGCCCAGACAGCAGCTCAGAGGCCCAGCAAACCAACACAACAAGCTCTAGACACACGTGTGCGGATCTATGAAA CTAAAACCATTGATTCATCAAAGATCGATGCCGTGGGCAGAGAGCCTTCTGTGAGCTTGACTGACCCACCTCTGGCTACCAAATTCAACAGCACAGCGTCTCCAgggaaaaccaaacaagcaCAGCTCCCGGCAAATGAGG ATCCATCCCACAACCACTCCAAGAAGCATGGAAATCGGGGGAAAAACACTGGAGCCAGGCTTGCAG GCACCAACTGGAAGACGGCCATGCTTGTCCTCAGCCCCCTGGCATTCATACTGGGATTAATAATACTGACACTCAATGTTCACTACAACAA gaagaagaaaatcctctctgctctgaagagctctccagccaacagcagcagagttGATTTACGGGAGCAGACCCCCTTACGAAGAGGCCCCCAGCCATACCTTCCACCATCCCGCTCCCCTTCGCTGAGGCATGGAGAGATCCTCATTGAGTGGAAAGACGGGACTGTCACTCCTCTTTTTGATAACATCAACTACCAAGTGGACTAG
- the NUDT2 gene encoding bis(5'-nucleosyl)-tetraphosphatase [asymmetrical]: protein MAVRACGLIIYRRLQPAPSSKVTDSIEYLLLQTSYGTHHWTPPKGHVDPGEDDLQTAFRETQEEAGLQASQLTLIEGYKKELHYPVHGKPKTVVYWLAEMKDYNTEIKLSEEHQAFQWLKLEDACKFAEYEDMQAMLKEVHQFLCSRE from the exons ATGGCTGTGAGAGCTTGTGGCTTGATCATCtacaggaggctgcagccagcaccatCCTCAAAAGTCACTGACAGCATTGAGTACCTCCTGCTTCAGACATCCTACGGGACCCACCACTGGACCCCGCCCAAAG GCCACGTGGACCCAGGGGAGGATGACCTGCAGACAGCCTTCCGGGAAACGCAGGAGGAGGCTGGTCTGCAGGCCAGCCAGCTCACCCTCATTGAGGGCTACAAGAAGGAGCTGCACTACCCTGTCCATGGCAAGCCTAAGACCGTCGTGTACTGGCTGGCGGAAATGAAGGACTACAACACAGAAATCAAGCTGTCGGAGGAGCACCAAGCTTTCCAGTGGCTGAAGCTGGAGGATGCCTGCAAATTTGCAGAATATGAAGACATGCAAGCAATGCTGAAGGAAGTGCATCAGTTTCTCTGCTCCAGAGAATAA